In one Brassica oleracea var. oleracea cultivar TO1000 chromosome C9, BOL, whole genome shotgun sequence genomic region, the following are encoded:
- the LOC106312996 gene encoding pentatricopeptide repeat-containing protein At1g62720 — protein sequence MKRSISTSIASKAKNFLNHRRLPERGNPLTAPFFNRCSYTTRTLPTSKRPNRTDLKDPLKLFCRMIQSRPLPSIVEFSKPLSQLARTKKFDLVISLFNQMETLGITHDLYTYNILINCLCRCSRFSIALSVIGKMMKLGFDPDVVTLSSLINGFCRRNRVFDAIELVAKMEAMGCKPDVVIYNTIIDGFCKNRLVNNALELFEQMDKNGVSADVVTYNSLITGLCSSGRCNDADLLLRDMMMRNVVPNVITFTALIDASVKEGNLLEAEKLHEEMVNRSIVPDVFAYNSMINGLCMHGRVDEAKQMLELMVTKECLPDIVTYNTLINGFCKFRRVDDVMKLFSEMSERGLLRDTVTYNTIIQGYFQVGKPDAAQGVFRRMDSPPNLRTYSILLYGLFNNGKVEKALVVFQDMQKSGMDLDVTIYNIMIHIMCKAGYVEDAWDLFCGLAVNGVEPDVVSYTTMISGFCRKRLWQEADELYRKMHEDGLLPL from the coding sequence ATGAAGAGATCGATTTCGACTTCAATTGCATCGAAAGCTAAGAACTTTCTCAATCATCGCCGTCTTCCTGAGAGAGGTAATCCTCTAACTGCTCCTTTCTTTAACCGTTGCTCTTACACTACACGAACTCTCCCTACTTCCAAGAGACCGAACAGAACTGATCTAAAAGACCCACTTAAACTGTTCTGTCGCATGATTCAGTCTCGTCCTCTTCCTTCAATTGTCGAGTTCAGCAAACCGCTGAGTCAACTCGCCAGGACGAAGAAGTTCGATCTTGTGATCTCTCTCTTCAACCAGATGGAGACTCTTGGAATCACGCATGATCTTTACACATACAACATCCTCATCAACTGTTTATGTCGTTGCTCTCGGTTCTCCATTGCTTTATCTGTTATTGGGAAGATGATGAAGCTTGGTTTCGACCCTGATGTCGTCACGCTTAGCTCTCTGATCAATGGGTTCTGTCGAAGGAACAGAGTTTTCGATGCTATAGAGTTAGTTGCCAAAATGGAGGCAATGGGGTGCAAACCAGACGTTGTCATCTACAACACCATCATCGACGGTTTCTGCAAGAACAGGCTGGTTAATAACGCTTTGGAACTGTTCGAGCAGATGGATAAGAATGGAGTTAGCGCGGATGTTGTTACTTACAACTCTCTTATAACCGGTCTTTGCAGCTCCGGTAGATGCAATGACGCTGATCTTCTCCTTAGAGATATGATGATGAGGAACGTTGTCCCTAATGTCATCACTTTCACTGCGTTGATCGATGCGTCTGTGAAAGAAGGGAACCTTTTGGAGGCTGAGAAGCTGCACGAGGAGATGGTTAACAGGTCTATAGTTCCTGATGTCTTCGCTTACAACTCGATGATCAACGGGCTTTGTATGCACGGTCGAGTAGACGAGGCCAAACAAATGCTTGAGCTGATGGTGACAAAGGAGTGCTTGCCTGATATAGTGACTTATAACACTCTCATAAATGGGTTTTGCAAGTTTAGGAGAGTAGATGATGTGATGAAACTCTTCAGCGAGATGTCGGAAAGAGGATTATTAAGAGATACGGTTACGTACAACACTATCATCCAGGGCTATTTTCAAGTGGGCAAACCAGATGCTGCTCAGGGGGTTTTCAGACGGATGGATTCTCCTCCCAATCTAAGGACTTACAGCATTTTGCTTTATGGTCTTTTTAATAACGGGAAGGTTGAGAAAGCTTTGGTTGTATTCCAGGATATGCAGAAGAGTGGGATGGATCTTGATGTTACTATATATAATATCATGATTCACATAATGTGCAAGGCTGGTTATGTGGAAGATGCTTGGGACTTGTTTTGTGGTCTCGCCGTCAACGGAGTTGAGCCTGATGTTGTATCATATACTACCATGATCTCAGGGTTTTGTAGGAAACGCCTGTGGCAAGAAGCAGATGAGTTGTATAGAAAAATGCATGAAGATGGGCTACTTCCACTATAG
- the LOC106312995 gene encoding vacuolar-processing enzyme beta-isozyme-like, with the protein MAKFYCLRPALLLLLLLLVVRTQSRGRFEPKILMPTEEAKSNEQENTIGTRWAVLIAGSSGYGNYRHQADVCHAYQILRKGGLKEENIVVMMYDDIANHPLNPRLGTLINHPDGEDVYAGVPKDYTGHNVTAANFYAVLLGDKEAATGGSGKVIASKANDHIFVYYSDHGGPGVLGMPNKPYLYATDFIETLKKKHAAGTYKEMVIYVEACESGSIFEGIMPKDLNIYVTTASNAQESSYGTYCPGMNPSPPSEYITCLGDLYSVAWMEDSETHNLKKETVKQQYQTVKMRTSNYNTYSEGSHVMEYGNSSIKSEKLYLYQGFDPATVNLPSNELPVKSSPVGVVNQRDADLIFLWQMYRTSEDGSRKDEIMKELTETTRHRKQLDTSVELIGTVLFGPTTNVLKSVREPGLPLVDDWECLKSVVRVFEMHCGSLTQYGMKHMRAFANICNNGVSKELMKEASAAACGGYEARFMSHPSVVGYSALKSYLLSVFG; encoded by the exons ATGGCTAAGTTCTATTGTCTCAGACCAGCTCTTCTTCTTCTTCTGTTACTTCTAGTGGTTCGTACCCAGTCACGCGGTCGGTTCGAGCCAAAAATTCTCATGCCGACAGAGGAAGCTAAATCGAATGAGCAAGAAAACACCATCGGTACTAGATGGGCGGTTCTTATCGCTGGTTCTTCCGGTTACGGAAACTACAGGCACCAG GCTGACGTTTGTCACGCATATCAAATACTAAGAAAAGGAGGTTTAAAAGAAGAGAACATAGTCGTCATGATGTATGATGATATCGCCAACCATCCACTTAATCCTCGTCTAGGTACTCTAATCAACCATCCTGATGGCGAAGATGTTTACGCCGGAGTCCCGAAG GACTATACCGGTCATAACGTTACGGCCGCTAACTTCTACGCGGTACTTCTAGGCGACAAGGAGGCTGCTACAGGTGGAAGCGGTAAGGTCATCGCTAGCAAGGCCAACGACCACATTTTTGTATATTACTCTGATCATGGTGGTCCGGGAGTTCTTG GGATGCCAAACAAGCCTTACCTTTATGCTACTGATTTTATTGAAACACTTAAGAAGAAGCATGCTGCCGGAACATACAAAGAGATG GTTATATACGTAGAAGCATGTGAAAGCGGGAGCATATTCGAGGGGATAATGCCAAAGGACTTGAACATTTACGTAACAACGGCTTCAAATGCACAAGAGAGTAGTTATGGAACATATTGTCCCGGCATGAATCCGTCTCCCCCATCCGAATATATCACTTGCTTAGGAGATTTATATAGCGTTGCTTGGATGGAAGACAG TGAGACACACAACTTAAAGAAAGAGACTGTAAAGCAACAATACCAAACG GTGAAGATGCGGACGTCAAACTATAATACATATTCCGAAGGCTCCCATGTGATGGAATACGGTAACAGCAGTATCAAGTCGGAGAAGCTTTATCTATACCAGGGATTCGATCCAGCGACTGTTAATCTCCCTTCTAATGAATTACCGGTTAAGTCGTCACCCGTGGGAGTTGTTAACCAACGCGACGCAGACCTTATTTTCCTTTGGCAAATG TACCGAACATCGGAAGATGGGTCAAGGAAGGATGAGATAATGAAGGAATTAACGGAGACAACAAGGCACAGAAAACAACTAGACACAAGTGTGGAATTGATAGGCACGGTTCTGTTTGGTCCCACGACGAATGTTCTCAAGTCAGTTAGAGAACCCGGTTTGCCATTGGTCGACGATTGGGAATGTCTTAAATCAGTG GTACGCGTATTTGAAATGCATTGTGGATCACTAACGCAGTACGGGATGAAACATATGAGAGCGTTTGCAAACATTTGTAACAACGGTGTCTCGAAGGAGCTGATGAAGGAAGCTTCCGCTGCGGCATGTGGTGGTTATGAGGCTCGCTTCATGTCGCACCCGTCTGTTGTGGGATATAGTGCTTTAAAGTCGTATCTTTTAAGTGTTTTCGGGTAA